The following DNA comes from Oharaeibacter diazotrophicus.
GCGAAGTCGCCGGCGGAGACCGGTCGGGCGCCGCCGCCGGGCACGACGCGCCAGCGGATCCGCGTCGCCGCGGAGACGTCGCCGAGCCGGATCACGTTGAACGAGAGCACCGGCTTGCCGTTGGCGTCGGTTCCCCGCCCGAGGTCGTGGACATAGGCGACGGCGGCGGCCACCGTCGCGCCGCCGACCGCACCGGAGCCCTTGGTGAGGATGCCCGAGACGCCGCGGCCGGCCGGTCCTTTCGGGCGGATCGGAGCGTCGGCGCCGGCCTTGCCGTCGCGGCCGTCCGCCGCGGTCGGCAGATCGCCCTGGTAGCGGATGACGAAACTCATGCCGGTGTACTCCCACAGGAAGTAGCGCCCGGCCTTGTGGAGGCCGCCGAGGCCGCCGTCGCCGACCGTGCCCCCGAAGCCGTGGTAGCTCAGCGGGTCGCCGCCGGCGCCGCCGGTGCCGACATAGGCCGACGTCACCGCGGCGGTGCCCGTGACCTTGCCGTAGTTGAGGATCGCCCCGGCCGCGTCACCGCCCGCACCCATGATGCCGCCGGTCCCGGCGTCGCCGCCGCGCCCGCCCGCCCCGCCGCGGCCGCCGACGGTGTAGGCGGTGAAACCGCAGGGATGGACTTCGGAGTCGAGGCAAGGATCGTAGGTGCCGCCGTTGTCGAAACCGAAGGTGCCGCGCGGGATCTTCTCCCAACCGCCGGCCGGCAGCCCCTTGACGCCGCCGCGGCCGCCGACGCCGCCGCCGCCGGCGTTGCCGCCGCTGCCGCCCGAACCGCCGCGCCCGCCGGCTCCGCCCACGGCCTCGCCGCCGCCGGCGAGATAGCCGAAATAGGCGGAGCGACCGCCGAAGGCGACGTCGACCAGCGTCGTCACCGCGCCCTTGTCGTTGAAGATCGCGCCGCCGGCGTCGCCGCCGCGGCCGCCCGTGCCGCCGCGGCCACCGTCGCCGCCGTTGCCGCCGGCACCGCCCGCGCCACCCGCCTTCACCGACGGGTCGATGGTGTCGTCCTGGTGCAGCACCGCGTTGCCGCCGCTGCCGCCGTAGCCGCCGTTGCCGCCGCGACCGCCGCCGCCGCCGAGCCCGCCGTAACCGCCGACGACGTGGAAACGGCCGAAGGTGGTGCGCACCAGGGTGAGCCGGCCGTGGTTGACGAACTTGCCGCCGACCGGATCGGCCTTGCCGCCGGACCCGCCGGCGAGACCGGGAGTGCCGTTGCCACCGCGTCCGCCGGGCGCGCTCTTCAGGTCGTCGCCGCCGATGTCGCCGTGGCTCTCGCCGGGCGCGCCGCCCTCGCCCCAGACGCCTTGGGTGCCAGTGTTACCGGCGGTGCCGATCACGCCGCCGATGTCGAAATGGGCACCGACGACGGTGAGATCCGTGCCCTTCGCGACCTCGAACATCGGCCGCTCGAACCGCATGTAGGCGTAGAGCTGGCCGACGCCGTCGTCGTCGGGATCGGCGTCGAAGGTGACCGGGTCGCCGTCGGAGACGCGGATCGTGTCCTCGAGGGCGATCAGGTAGAGCTTGGGGCCGACCACGATCCGGTCCGGCCCGGGCCGCTTCGCTGCGATGGCGAAGGCCTCGCGCAGCGTCGTCGCCGCTCCGTCGGTGCCGTCGTCGACGCCGCTGGTGACGACGATCCTCGGATTGGCCGCGAGCGCCGGCGCGGCGGTCGACAGGACGGCGAGCGAAACCCAGGCGACGGCGGCGACACCCATGGCGGAAGGCCCTCCCGCGGCGCGACCGGGCCGGCCGCGGCGGACCACCTTAACCGATTGCATCCGCCGTCCGCCATTCACATCGCGAACGGCGGTCGGAACGGATCAGCCGTTCGCCGCCCTGCCCCCTCGCGCCTTGCGGCCGACGAGGGAACGGATGGCGTTCTCGACGATGCGGTGTCCGGCGTCGTCGCCGAGGGTCATGATCGATTCCGGATGGAACTGCACCGCGGCCATCGGCTCGCTCTGGTGCTCGATCGCCATCACGACGCCGTCGTCGGTGGCGGCGGTGACGGCGAAGCCCTCGGGCAGCGTCTCCGGCAGGGCGTGGATCGAGTGGTAGCGCCCGACGATGATGCGCTCGGGCAGGCCGGTGAACAGCATCGAGTTGCGTGCCACCGCGATCTCGGACGGCTTGCCGTGCACGGGGATCTCGAGCCGGGCCAGGGTCGCGCCCGTGACCTCCGCCATCGCCTGCAGGCCGAGGCAGACGCCGAACACCGGCAGGTCGCGCTCGCGCGCCGCTTGGATCGTCCGCGTGCAGTGGAAGTCCGACGGGCTGCCGGGGCCGGGCGACATCACCACGAGATCGGGCGCGAGCCGATCGAACTCGGCGGGGTCGACGCCGACGCCCTTCGACGAGCGCACCGTCGTCACCGTCGCGCCGGTCTGGCGGAAGTAGTTGGCGAGGGTGTGGACGAAGCTGTCCTCGTGGTCGACCAGCACGACGCGCAAGCCCGCGCCGACCAGTTCCGGCCCGTTGGTGAGCGCCGCGGCCGCGGTCTTGCCGGCGTCGCGGATCGCCGCGATCATCGCCGAGGCCTTGAGCTCGGTCTCGCGCTCCTCCTCGTGCGGGTCGCTGTCGTAGAGCAGCGTCGCACCCGCACGGACCTCGGCGACGCCGTGCTTGATCCGCACGGTGCGCAGCGTCAGGCCGGTGTTGAGGTCGCCGTTCATCAGGATGGCGCCGACGGCGCCGCCGTACCAGGCGCGCGGGCTCTTCTCGTGGTCCTCGATGAACTGCATCGCCCAGAGCTTGGGCGCGCCGGTCACCGTCACCGCCCAGGCGTGCGACAGGAAGGCGTCGAGCGCGTCCATGTCGTCGCGCAGGCGTCCCTCGATGTGGTCGACCGTGTGGATCAGGCGCGAGTAGAGCTCGATCTGGCGCCGGCCGATCACGCGCACCGAACCGGGCTCGCAGATGCGGCTCTTGTCGTTGCGGTCGACGTCGGAGCACATGGTGAGCTCCGCCTCGTCCTTCTTGGAGTTGAGGAGCGTGCGGATCTGCGCCTCGTCCTCGATGGCGTTGCGGCCGCGGCGGATCGTGCCGGAGATCGGGCAGGTCTCGACCCGGCGGCCGGAGGAGACGCGGACGTACATCTCCGGCGAGGCGCCGACGAGATACTCCTGCTCGCCGAGATTGAACATGAAGCCGTAGGGGCTCGGGTTGATCTCCTGCAGCTTGCGGGAGATCGCCGAGGGCGGCGCCGCGGGGCGCTCGTAGAAGGTCTGGCCGGGCACCACCTCGAACAGGTCGCCGCGCTTGAAATACTCCACCGCCTTGCCGACGGCGGCGGCGTATTCGCCGGGCTCGTGGTCGCCTCGGCCGGGGATGCGGTCGGACGGGCGGAACGGCTCGCGGCTGCCGTCGCGCGGCAGGCCGGCGGTGGCGGCACCGGCGACGGTGAAGTCGTAGGCGTAGACGGTCGCCTCGGCGCCGTAGTGGTCGACGATCAGGATCTCGTCGGGGAAGTAGAGCACGAGATCGCGCTGGTCGGCCGGGCGCTCCAGACGGAAGCGCACCGGCTCGAACTGGAAGGCGAGGTCGTAGCCGAAGGAGCCCCAGAGGCCGAGATTGCCGTCCTCGTCGGTGCGGAAGTGGGCGACGATGCGCCGGATCACCGAGAACACCGACGGCTGGCGCGAGCGCTCCTCCTCGGCGAAGCGGCCGGCGGGCGTCTTCACGGTCATGCGGATCGCGCTCGCCGTGGTCTCGACCGCGGCGAGGTCGTCGCCGGCGCGCACCGCGGCGTCGAAGGCCGGCAGCAGCACGCGGCCGCGGGCGTTGAGCGCCTCGATCACGAGGTCGCGGCCGCGGGCGGTCAGCGCCACCGGCGGGTCGACGAAGGCGATGTCCCAGCGCGAATATCGGCCGGGATACTCGTAGTTTGACGACAGAACCGCGCCGCGGCGCTCGTCGAGCATGTCGACGTAGGCGAGCGCGGCGTCCTTGTAGGGCACCTGCCGCGGCCGCCGCTCGACGGCGACGCCGCCGGCGGTGGTGAACTCCCTCGTCGTCTCCGCCATCGCGCCCGCCTTCCCCTCAGCCATGATCCGAGCCTTTCCCGAACGCCGCCGCGTCACCACCCGGAAAGCCTCGTCACGATACGAAAAAGGCCGCCGGGGAGATCCCGAGCGGCCGATCCGTCCATCGTCGACACACGCACGTCGCCGGAGGGCCGCTCACGAGGAGAGGCGCCACCACCACCGGCCGAGGACGACGGACTGCGTGTTCATGGGCGCGGACCATAGGGGAAAGCCGGGCGGTTGTCCATGCGGCCCCCGTGCGCCGTTCCACCCCGCGGCCGGGGGGTGTCCGGTCGGCTCGTCGCTTGACCGGCCGAGCCCGAGGCTGCGATCACTGGGCGACGACGGCGCCCTCCCCTTGCCCGAGGGCGCGAGAGCTTCGCCGCCCGACCTCGGACGGCGCTGCGCCGGCAGGGCGCGACGAGGAGGGGACCGATGAAGACGGCGACGATGGCCGCGGCGATGTTGGCCGCGGTGGTGACGGGTGCTGCGGCGCAGGACGTCGGCGGCAGCTACTCGGTCTACGGAACCAACTTCGACGGCAGCCACTACAAGGGCACCGTCACCATCAAGGGCACCGGCGGCGACACCTGCCGGATCAGCTGGAACACCGGCGGCACCTCGAGCGGCCTCTGCATGCGCTCGGGCAGCATCCTGGCGGCGAGCTACACCACCGACGGCGGCGCCAAGGGCCTCGTCGTCTACAAGATCAAGGCCGACGGTTCGCTCGACGGCACCTGGACCGTCGCCGACACCAAGGGCGTCGGCTACGAGGTCCTGACCCCGCGCTGAGCCGCCCGCTCGGCGCCGGCGCGTCCGCGCCGGCGCATGACAGCACCGCGCGGGGCTGCTATCCCTCCGGGATTCCGGCGCGAGCCGAGGTCCAGAGGAACAGCCCCGTGCGCACCGACACCGCTCCCGCCGTCCGCCTCGCCGACTACGCGCCGACGGCCTACGCGATCCCGACGGTGGCGCTCGACGTCCGCCTCGCCGAGACCGGGACGCTCGTGACCGCGACGATCGCCTTCACCCGCCGCGACGGCACCCCGGCCGGCGCCGAGCTGGTGCTCGACGGCGACGAGCTCGACCTCGTGTCGGCCGCTCTCGACGGCGCGCCGCTCGCCCCCGACGCGTTCACGGCCTCCGCCGACCGCTTCGTCTTGAAGGCGCCGCCGGCCGGGCCCTTCGCGCTGACGCTGACGACCCGGCTCGACCCGGCGACCAACACCAAGCTGATGGGGCTCTACCGCTCCTCCGGCACCTGGTGCACCCAGTGCGAGGCCGAGGGCTTCCGCCGCATCACCTATTTCCTCGACCGCCCGGACGTATTGTCGGTCTACACCGTGCGCATGGAGGCCGACCGCACCGCCGCGCCGGTGCTGCTCGCCAACGGCAACCCGGTCGAGGCCGGCGATGCCGGCGACGGCCGCCACTTCGCCGTCTGGCACGATCCCTGGCCGAAGCCGGCCTACCTGTTCGCGCTGGTCGCCGGCGACCTCGCAGTGCTGAAGGACGAGTTCGTCACCTGCTCGGGCCGGCGCGTCGAGCTCGGCGTCTACGTCGAGCACGGCAATGTGGCCCGCGTCGGCTACGCCATGGACGCCCTGAAGCGCTCGATGCGCTGGGACGAGGAGGCGTTCGGCCGCGAATACGACCTCGACGTCTTCAACGTCGTCGCCGTCGGAGACTTCAACATGGGGGCCATGGAGAACAAGGGCCTCAACATCTTCAACGACAAGTACGTGCTCGCCGACCCGGATGTCGCCACCGACGCCGACTACGCCGGCATCGAGGCGGTGATCGCCCACGAGTACTTCCACAACTGGACGGGCAACCGCATCACCTGCCGCGACTGGTTCCAGCTCTGCCTCAAGGAAGGGCTGACCGTGTTCCGTGACCAAGAGTTCTCGTCCGACATGCGCTCGCGGCCGGTGAAGCGCATCGCCGACGTGCGCACGCTCCGCAGCCACCAGTTCCCCGAGGACGGCGGCCCGCTCGCCCATCCGGTGCGCCCGGAGACCTACAAGGAGATCAACAACTTCTACACGGCGACCGTCTACGAGAAGGGCGCCGAGGTGATCCGGATGCTGAAGACGCTGATCGGCGACGAGGCGTTCCGGCGCGGCATGGACCTCTATTTCGAGCGCCACGACGGCGACGCCGCCACCATCGAGGACTTCCTCGCCTGCTTCGCCGAGGCGGCCGACGAGGACCTCGACGCCTTCGCGCGCTGGTACC
Coding sequences within:
- a CDS encoding anthranilate synthase component I; protein product: MAEGKAGAMAETTREFTTAGGVAVERRPRQVPYKDAALAYVDMLDERRGAVLSSNYEYPGRYSRWDIAFVDPPVALTARGRDLVIEALNARGRVLLPAFDAAVRAGDDLAAVETTASAIRMTVKTPAGRFAEEERSRQPSVFSVIRRIVAHFRTDEDGNLGLWGSFGYDLAFQFEPVRFRLERPADQRDLVLYFPDEILIVDHYGAEATVYAYDFTVAGAATAGLPRDGSREPFRPSDRIPGRGDHEPGEYAAAVGKAVEYFKRGDLFEVVPGQTFYERPAAPPSAISRKLQEINPSPYGFMFNLGEQEYLVGASPEMYVRVSSGRRVETCPISGTIRRGRNAIEDEAQIRTLLNSKKDEAELTMCSDVDRNDKSRICEPGSVRVIGRRQIELYSRLIHTVDHIEGRLRDDMDALDAFLSHAWAVTVTGAPKLWAMQFIEDHEKSPRAWYGGAVGAILMNGDLNTGLTLRTVRIKHGVAEVRAGATLLYDSDPHEEERETELKASAMIAAIRDAGKTAAAALTNGPELVGAGLRVVLVDHEDSFVHTLANYFRQTGATVTTVRSSKGVGVDPAEFDRLAPDLVVMSPGPGSPSDFHCTRTIQAARERDLPVFGVCLGLQAMAEVTGATLARLEIPVHGKPSEIAVARNSMLFTGLPERIIVGRYHSIHALPETLPEGFAVTAATDDGVVMAIEHQSEPMAAVQFHPESIMTLGDDAGHRIVENAIRSLVGRKARGGRAANG
- the pepN gene encoding aminopeptidase N, whose product is MRTDTAPAVRLADYAPTAYAIPTVALDVRLAETGTLVTATIAFTRRDGTPAGAELVLDGDELDLVSAALDGAPLAPDAFTASADRFVLKAPPAGPFALTLTTRLDPATNTKLMGLYRSSGTWCTQCEAEGFRRITYFLDRPDVLSVYTVRMEADRTAAPVLLANGNPVEAGDAGDGRHFAVWHDPWPKPAYLFALVAGDLAVLKDEFVTCSGRRVELGVYVEHGNVARVGYAMDALKRSMRWDEEAFGREYDLDVFNVVAVGDFNMGAMENKGLNIFNDKYVLADPDVATDADYAGIEAVIAHEYFHNWTGNRITCRDWFQLCLKEGLTVFRDQEFSSDMRSRPVKRIADVRTLRSHQFPEDGGPLAHPVRPETYKEINNFYTATVYEKGAEVIRMLKTLIGDEAFRRGMDLYFERHDGDAATIEDFLACFAEAADEDLDAFARWYRQAGTPTVDVAEHYDAAARTYTLTLRQTVPPTPGQPDKLPHVIPVRFGLVGPNGGDMAHAGVSGAEVRGDVIVLTQPRHTVVFEGVAERPVPSLFRGFSAPVKPNVGLSLSDLTFLMRHDGDAFNRWQASSTLAMTMLVAGAHAARRGGVPRADAAYVDALGEIVGDDRLDPAFRALMLAVPGENDVARELGDDVDPDAVAASHRALRVAIGTRLKPVLSTILAAEDPAAPFAPDAAGAGRRALVNAAGDLLAATGEAAALDRLAARFSAATNMTDRLAALTSLVHRDAPQADAALAAFVERFGGVPLAVDKWLAVQATAPLGRTLDRVAALTAHPAFSFRNPNRTRALVGSFATLNPTQFARRDGAGFDFVADVVRRLDDSNPQVAARILVAFRSWRSYEPERRARAEAALRRIAAKRPLSRDVADIVERTLA